The Primulina tabacum isolate GXHZ01 chromosome 16, ASM2559414v2, whole genome shotgun sequence genome window below encodes:
- the LOC142529091 gene encoding serine/threonine-protein kinase PCRK1-like, which yields MKCFNFINGERRPGDEDGQQDGAVPRKVSWARSLSIASTNMDMRPSELESDSFGDWADSSVSFHDLLTRRRANDLRAFTFSELKSATRGFSRALLIGEGGFGCVFRGRVRIKDSGSGLESTMDVAIKQLNRNGLQGHKEWINEVNLLGFVNHPNLVKLVGYCAEDDERGIQRLLVYELMRNKSLEDHLLTRSSDPLLWTVRLKIAQDAARGLAYLHEEMEFQLIFRDFKSSNILLNEDFNAKLSDFGLARQGPAAGLDQVSTSVVGTVGYAAPEYIHTGRLTTKSDVWSFGVVLYELITGRRVLDKNLPRGEQKLLEWVRPYVSDPKKFHLILDQRLEGQYCMKSAQKLASLANKCLMKHPRSRPKMSEIIEMLGCMINEASLPDKSVPRDIKHIENVEEETVESESGKCENSIRKKGFAFLEIVSRNRSIGKLDWRNWTPSLART from the exons ATGAAATGCTTCAACTTCATCAATGGGGAGCGCAGGCCCGGAGACGAGGACGGCCAGCAAGACGGTGCCGTCCCGCGTAAAGTGTCGTGGGCTCGCTCCCTGAGCATAGCCTCCACCAACATGGACATGCGGCCGTCGGAGCTCGAATCCGACTCTTTTGGGGACTGGGCCGATTCTTCCGTTTCGTTCCATGATCTCTTGACCCGAAGGCGCGCCAATGATCTGCGTGCTTTCACCTTTTCTGAGCTGAAATCTGCTACCAGGGGGTTCAGCCGCGCGCTTCTCATAGGTGAAGGAGGGTTTGGGTGTGTTTTTCGGGGCAGGGTCAGGATCAAGGATTCAGGGTCCGGATTGGAATCGACGATGGATGTCGCTATCAAGCAGTTAAATCGGAATGGATTGCAG GGGCACAAGGAATGGATTAATGAAGTCAATTTATTGGGCTTTGTGAATCATCCTAATCTTGTTAAGCTAGTTGGATATTGTGCTGAAGATGATGAAAGGGGGATTCAGCGGCTTCTGGTATATGAGCTAATGCGTAATAAAAGCTTGGAGGACCATTTACTGACTCGATCATCAGATCCTCTTCTGTGGACAGTAAGGTTAAAAATTGCTCAAGATGCAGCTCGTGGTTTGGCATATCTTCACGAAGAAATGGAATTTCAG TTGATTTTCAGAGACTTCAAGAGTTCAAACATCCTCTTGAATGAAGACTTCAATGCCAAACTGTCAGACTTTGGACTGGCTAGGCAAGGTCCAGCAGCTGGACTCGATCAGGTTTCAACATCG GTTGTTGGTACCGTAGGCTACGCAGCTCCGGAGTACATCCACACCGGGAGACTCACTACTAAAAGTGATGTATGGAGCTTTGGAGTAGTTCTATACGAACTCATTACAGGAAGACGAGTGCTGGATAAAAACTTGCCAAgaggagagcaaaaactcttgGAATGGGTTCGACCTTATGTGTCCGATCCAAAAAAGTTTCACCTAATATTAGACCAAAGGCTTGAAGGACAATATTGCATGAAATCAGCTCAGAAACTTGCATCACTCGCCAACAAATGTCTCATGAAGCATCCTAGATCACGTCCGAAAATGAGTGAGATAATTGAGATGCTTGGATGTATGATTAATGAAGCATCACTTCCAGATAAAAGTGTACCTCGAGATATTAAACACATTGAAAATGTGGAGGAAGAAACTGTGGAATCAGAATCAGGAAAATGTGAAAACTCCATCCGGAAAAAGGGTTTTGCTTTTCTTGAAATTGTGTCGAGGAACAGATCGATAGGGAAGTTAGATTGGAGAAACTGGACCCCAAGTCTAGCGAGGACTTGA